One stretch of Cyclopterus lumpus isolate fCycLum1 chromosome 10, fCycLum1.pri, whole genome shotgun sequence DNA includes these proteins:
- the LOC117737951 gene encoding protocadherin alpha-8-like yields MGSERRYRSCDYWFAFYFSLLLCFGKQTLAELRYSIPEEMKEGTVVGNVAKDLGLEKTSLIDRRFRVVSGSKDAFFEVNPDNGALQVRTKIDREKLCHGSGVCLMELKILVEDPLEMHHVVVEITDVNDHSPNFSEKEQQFKIAEHTSLGTRFELHAARDPDAGINSIRTYTLTSNDHFEIEISQSDDDKIPFLVLKKSLDREQKNTLELMVTAVDGGKPQRSGKLNVSIIVLDINDNRPIFSQDTYQIEIYENLPVGTTVTRVNAIDPDEGTNGEVEYSLSRTLARKVYEIFELDSLSGTIKLKGVVDFEDSEIYKLDIQASDKGTPPLTSRCKVIVKIKDENDNNPEIEVTSLSNTVPEDSKPGTVISLISVTDKDSGVNGKIISRISEGLPFELKPSYKENIYSVVTKRFLDREEVSLYEITIKATDCGEPPLFTVKTLSIQISDVNDNRPQYSQNPLQFYLIENNVAGHSIFSVSATDKDVDENAAVSYHIVRGRNENDVTSFLNMNSDNGHISALKGFDFETLKTFHFQVVASDSGTPSLSSNVTVNVFILDENDNAPVILYPVSSNGSAEGVEEVPRNVNAGHLVTKVRAYDADIGYNGWLLFSLQEVTDHSLFGLDRYTGQIRTLRSFTETDEAEHKLVILVKDNGNVSLSATATVIVKVVEPKEAFAASDVKSATNDEEDNNVTFYLMITLGSVSTLFLISIIVLIAMQCSKSTDYTSKYLQETNYDGTLCHSIQYRSGEKRYMLVGPRMSIGSTIVPGSHANTLVLPDRRHTSGEVRYIHVQSLK; encoded by the coding sequence tttttatttttccttacTGCTGTGTTTCGGAAAGCAGACTTTGGCTGAATTGAGGTACTCTATCccagaggaaatgaaagaaggTACCGTTGTTGGAAATGTTGCCAAGGATCTTGGTCTGGAAAAAACCTCTTTGATTGATCGACGGTTTCGAGTTGTTTCTGGATCTAAGGACGCTTTTTTTGAGGTAAACCCGGACAATGGTGCCTTACAGGTCCGTACGAAAATCGACAGAGAGAAGCTGTGTCACGGTAGTGGTGTGTGCTTAATGGAGCTGAAAATTCTTGTCGAAGACCCTTTGGAAATGCACCACGTAGTTGTAGAAATTACTGACGTAAATGATCACTCTCCTAATTTTTCTGAAAAGgaacaacaatttaaaatagCAGAACATACATCTCTGGGAACGCGATTTGAATTACACGCCGCCCGCGATCCGGATGCTGGAATTAATTCGATTCGCACATATACATTGACGTCAAATGATCATTTTGAAATAGAAATTAGCCAAAGCGATGATGATAAAATACCATTTTTAGTGCTGAAGAAATCGTTAGACAGAGAACAAAAGAATACACTCGAACTGATGGTAACAGCAGTTGATGGAGGTAAACCCCAAAGATCTGGCAAACTAAATGTTTCTATTATTGTTCTTGACATTAATGATAATCGTCCGATATTTAGTCAAGATACTTACCAAATAGAAATATATGAAAACCTCCCAGTTGGTACTACTGTTACAAGAGTGAATGCAATAGACCCAGACGAAGGGACGAATGGGGAAGTAGAATACAGCCTTAGTAGAACATTGGCACGTAAAGTTTACGAGATATTTGAATTAGATAGTTTAAGTGGAACAATTAAACTGAAAGGAGTCGTGGACTTTGAGGACTCGGAGATTTATAAACTGGATATTCAGGCGTCTGACAAAGGAACACCTCCATTAACAAGCAGGTGTAAAGTCATTGTAAAGATAAAAGACGAAAATGACAACAATCCGGAAATAGAAGTAACATCACTGTCAAATACAGTGCCTGAAGATTCAAAGCCTGGTACAGTTATTTCACTTATTAGTGTGACGGATAAAGACTCCGGTGTAAATGGAAAAATTATCTCACGCATATCAGAGGGCTTGCCTTTTGAATTAAAGCCTTCTTATAAGGAAAACATATATTCAGTTGTCACGAAAAGATTTTTGGATCGAGAGGAAGTGTCACTAtatgaaataacaataaaagcCACTGATTGTGGTGAACCTCCATTATTTACTGTTAAAACACTGAGTATTCAGATATCAGATGTAAATGATAACAGACCACAATACTCCCAAAATCCATTACAGTTTTACCTGATAGAGAATAACGTTGCAGGACATTCAATTTTCTCTGTTAGTGCAACGGACAAAGACGTAGATGAAAATGCAGCAGTGTCATACCATATTGTAAGAGGAAGGAATGAAAATGACGTAACGTCCTTCCTAAATATGAACTCTGATAATGGACACATTTCCGCTCTAAAAGGTTTTGACTTTGAAACCCTGAAAACGTTCCATTTCCAAGTTGTCGCCTCAGATTCTGGAACTCCGTCACTAAGCAGCAACGTCACAGTGAACGTGTTCATTCTGGATGAGAACGACAACGCTCCAGTCATCCTGTATCCAGTCAGCTCGAACGGTTCTGCTGAAGGTGTGGAGGAGGTTCCCCGCAATGTGAACGCAGGACACTTGGTGACTAAAGTCAGAGCCTATGACGCTGATATAGGATATAACGGCTGGCTGCTGTTTTCACTGCAGGAAGTTACTGACCACAGTCTCTTTGGGTTGGACCGCTATACAGGACAGATCAGAACACTTCGGtcattcacagagacagacgaGGCGGAGCATAAACTTGTCATACTGGTGAAAGACAATGGGAACGTGTCACTCTCAGCAACAGCGACTGTAATTGTCAAAGTTGTGGAGCCCAAAGAGGCTTTTGCTGCCTCTGATGTTAAAAGTGCAACAAACGATGAGGAGGATAACAATGTGACTTTTTACCTGATGATAACTTTGGGCTCAGTTTCAACTCTTTTTCTCATCAGTATCATCGTGCTGATTGCAATGCAGTGCTCTAAATCCACAGACTACACTTCAAAATATCTACAAGAGACTAATTATGACGGGACCCTGTGTCACAGCATCCAGTACAGATCTGGAGAGAAACGCTACATGTTAGTTGGACCCAGAATGAGTATAGGATCTACTATAGTCCCGGGCAGCCACGCGAACACACTCGTGCTCCCTGACAGGAGACATACATCTGGAGAGGTAAGATATATTCATGTGCAAAGTTTGAAATGA
- the LOC117737952 gene encoding protocadherin alpha-3-like, translated as MEQRRYEGRRARGYLVGCLVAVLLWSGASAQIRYSISEEVNEGTVLGNIVKDLGLDKSTLRDRKYRIVSSNADHLFHVNQNDGVLYVSRNIDREEVCAQSSTCLINLKTVLENPLEVHYVVVEVLDINDHSPSFPEKVTTLEMSESVTPGVRIQLKAARDPDSGQFSVEHYKLSDNDHFRLEVKDKGEYGKIPILVVKKPLDRETAGSHSLVLTALDGGKPPKSGEINILVNVLDINDNAPIFSKDIYSVMLDENAPIGTTVIEVNATDLDEGLNGEVVYSFTINQRLLQLFDINPLTGDIIVKGLIDYEERDTYEIEIRASDKGLAPLATEKGVMIKIVDINDNAPVIEVTSFSNSIPEDSRPGTTVALISVNDLDSGLNGKVICSIVEDVPFALSPSLQDKMYSLVTKSPLDRERKSTYDVTIIAKDAGQPSLSSEKTISVVVSDVNDNRPEFSLSPYTFYVTEANEPGASVFSVKAFDRDETENALISYHILRDGSKDNTFTSFVNINTESGDILALKSFDFETLKTFQFQVVASDSGTPPLSSNVTVNVFILDQNDNAPVILYPVSSNGSAEGVEEVPRNVNAGHLVTKVRAYDADIGYNGWLLFSLQEVTDHSLFGLDRYTGQIRTLRSFTETDEAEHKLVILVKDNGNVSLSATATVVVKVVEPKEAFAATDVKSATKNEEDNNVTFYLMITLGSVSTLFLISIIVLIAMQCSKSTDYTSKYLQETNYDGTLCHSIQYRSGEKRYMLVGPRMSIGSTIVPGSHANTLVLPDRRHTSGEVRHMYTLFKNDLL; from the coding sequence ATGGAACAAAGAAGATACGAGGGACGGAGAGCGAGAGGATATTTGGTAGGCTGCCTGGTTGCGGTGCTTTTGTGGAGCGGAGCTTCTGCGCAAATACGATATTCCATCTCTGAGGAAGTTAACGAAGGAACTGTGCTTGGAAATATAGTAAAGGATCTGGGATTGGATAAAAGCACactgagagacaggaagtatcGTATTGTTTCTAGTAATGCCGATCATCTTTTCCATGTAAATCAGAACGATGGTGTCCTGTATGTGAGCCGAAATATTGACAGAGAAGAGGTGTGCGCGCAGAGCAGTACGTGTTTAATTAATCTAAAAACCGTGCTAGAAAACCCTCTGGAGGTACATTATGTTGTAGTGGAGGTGCTGGATATAAATGACCATTCACCCAGTTTCCCGGAGAAGGTGACAACGTTGGAGATGTCAGAATCTGTAACACCTGGAGTACGTATTCAATTAAAAGCCGCACGTGATCCAGACAGTGGGCAATTTTCAGTGGAACACTATAAACTGAGCGACAACGATCACTTCCGTTTGGAAGTTAAGGATAAAGGAGAATATGGTAAAATACCAATATTAGTAGTAAAAAAACCTTTAGACAGAGAAACTGCAGGAAGCCACTCATTGGTGCTGACCGCATTAGATGGAGGTAAACCTCCAAAATCTGGTGAAATTAACATTTTAGTAAATGTTTTAGATATTAATGATAACGCACCTATTTTCTCGAAAGATATTTATTCTGTTATGCTGGATGAAAATGCTCCAATAGGCACAACAGTCATAGAAGTGAATGCAACTGATTTAGATGAAGGTCTAAACGGAGAAGTAGTTTACTCGTTTACTATCAATCAAAGGTTATTACAATTATTTGATATAAATCCATTAACGGGAGATATCATTGTTAAAGGTTTAATAGATTACGAGGAGAGGGACACATATGAGATTGAAATTCGGGCATCAGATAAAGGTCTTGCTCCTCTGGCAACAGAAAAAGGTGTTATGATCAAAATAGTTGACATTAATGATAATGCACCTGTGATTGAAGTTACCTCATTTTCAAACTCCATCCCTGAAGATTCCAGACCTGGAACTACAGTTGCCCTCATTAGTGTAAATGACTTGGACTCTGGTCTCAATGGAAAAGTTATTTGTTCTATAGTTGAGGATGTTCCTTTTGCTTTATCACCATCTTTACAAgacaaaatgtattcattagtcACAAAATCACctctggacagagagagaaagtcaaCGTATGATGTCACGATTATTGCGAAAGACGCTGGCCAGCCTTCATTATCATCTGAAAAGACAATAAGTGTTGTGGTGTCAGATGTGAATGACAACCGTCCAGAGTTTTCACTGAGTCCTTATACTTTCTATGTCACTGAAGCTAATGAGCCAGGAgcctctgtgttttctgttaaaGCTTTTGACCGCGATGAGACTGAGAATGCTCTAATATCCTATCATATTCTCAGAGATGGAAGCAAAGATAATACATTTACTTCATTTGTCAACATTAATACAGAAAGTGGAGATATTTTGGCTTTAAAAAGTTTTGACTTTGAAACCCTGAAAACGTTCCAGTTCCAAGTTGTCGCCTCAGATTCTGGAACTCCACCACTAAGCAGCAACGTCACAGTGAACGTGTTCATTCTGGATCAGAACGACAACGCTCCAGTCATCCTGTATCCAGTCAGCTCGAACGGTTCTGCTGAAGGTGTGGAGGAGGTTCCCCGCAATGTGAACGCAGGACACTTGGTGACTAAAGTCAGAGCCTATGACGCTGATATCGGATATAACGGCTGGCTGCTGTTTTCACTGCAGGAAGTTACTGACCACAGTCTCTTTGGGTTGGACCGCTATACAGGACAGATCAGAACACTTCGCtcattcacagagacagacgaGGCGGAGCATAAACTGGTCATACTGGTGAAAGACAATGGGAACGTGTCACTCTCAGCAACAGCGACTGTGGTTGTCAAAGTTGTGGAGCCCAAAGAGGCTTTTGCTGCCACTGATGTTAAAAGTGCAACAAAGAATGAGGAGGATAACAATGTGACTTTCTACCTGATGATAACTTTGGGCTCAGTTTCAACTCTTTTTCTCATCAGTATCATCGTGCTGATTGCAATGCAGTGCTCTAAATCCACAGACTACACTTCTAAATATCTACAAGAGACTAATTATGACGGGACACTGTGTCACAGCATCCAGTACAGATCTGGAGAGAAACGCTACATGTTAGTTGGACCCAGAATGAGTATAGGATCTACTATAGTCCCGGGCAGCCACGCGAACACACTCGTGCTCCCTGACAGGAGACATACATCTGGAGAGGTAAGACATATgtacacactttttaaaaatgatttactCTAA